In the Actinomycetota bacterium genome, TGATCGTCGAAAAGGGCGACATGACGCGGCTGTTCGCTCCAGTGACCAACCGCGGCGAGGCTATCGGCATACTGGAGCTCGTCGTCCCCGATGCTCCGGACGACACGGTCCTGGCCGCTGTCTCGCAGGCGGCCCACACCTTGGCCTATGTTGTCATCGCCAACCGCCGCTTCACCGACCTGTTCGAGTGGGGCCGGCGCTCAGTCAAGCTGTCTCTGGCCGCGGAGATCCAACACAGTCTGCTTCCAGGGACCTACGTCTGCGAGGCCGGGCAGTTCACCCTCGCCGCCTGGCTCGAACCGGCTGGCGAGATCGCCGGCGACACCTTCGACTTCTCGATGGAACGGGATGTCCTCCACCTATCGATGACCGACGCGATGGGTCACGAGGTCCAAGCGGCCGTGCTGGCGACCGTGCTCGTCAGCGCCTTGAGAAACGCGCGCCGTGGCGGAGGAACCCTCGGCGACCAGGTCCGCGTAGCCAACGAGCTCCTCTGTCCACACCTGAGCCGGGAAGAGTTCGTCACCGGACAGGTGGTCCGCATCGATCTCAGGCGCGAGACAGCGATCATCGTCAACGCCGGCCACCCTCCACCGATGAGGCTGCGTAACGGACAAGTCCAGACCGTCGAGCTCGAAGTCGACCCTCCGTTCGGGATCAGCGTCGAGCAGGAGTATCGGGTCCAGGAGTTCCCGCTCACCCCCGGGGACCGGTTGATCTTCTTGAGCGACGGGATGCTGGAACGCAACGCCGCCCCCGTGGACATCGATGCCCTGCTCTTGCAAGGCGCCGACCTTCATCCCCGAGAAGCGGTACAGCATCTTGTCCGCACCGTCGTCGAGTCCACGGTGGGTCCGCTCAAGGATGACGCCACCGTATTCTGCCTGGACTGGCATGGGGGGCCCGAGAGGGAGCGGGCGACCAAGGCGGGCTCAAACCAGCCGGAGTCCCGGGACTAGCTGTAGTTCCCACGACGGCTGGTCGGCGGTCCCGTGCCTAGGGGACGTACATGTACTTCAGGCCGAATCCGACCACGCCCAGCTCCCGCTTGGCCTCCTCGACCGGGGACTTCCCGAAAGGCGAGAACAGGTCCCCCAGTCCGGCAGTGGCGCGGTACTCCACGAGCGTCGCCTCGTCGGGCTCCAGCTTCGCCCGCCTGAGCGCGATCCGGTAGGCGCCTCGCAGGTCGGCGAAGTCGTCGATGAGCCCGTTGTCCTTGGCCTGCTTGCCCGAGTAGACCCTGCCGTCGGCCAGCGTCCGGACCTGCTCGGCCGACAGGTTGTCGCGGCCGGCGTCCACCGCCGTCACGAACTGCTCGTAGGACTCGTCGATCAGCTTCTGGAACAGGGCCTGCTCCTCGGGAGCCAGGTCCTTGAACGGAGACCCGGCGTCCTTCATGGCGCCCGACTTGATCGTCGTCTGCTTGACCCCCAGCTTCTCCGCCGTCCCCTCGAAGTTCGGCAGCGTCATGATCACGCCGATCGAGCCGGTGATCGTGGCCGGGTTGGCCAGGATCGTGTTGGTGGCGGCGGCAAGGTAGTAGCCGCCGGACGTGGCCATGGCCCCCATCAGCCCGATGACCGGCTTCTCACCGGCCGTCCTCACGATCTGCTTGTAGATGTCATCGGAGGCCACGACCTCTCCGCCGGGCGTTTCCAGACGCAGGATGACCGCAGCGACGTCGTCATCGTCGGTGGCCTGGCGCAGTTGGCTGATGATGTCGTCGGATCCGGCAGACGACCCGGACGCAAGACCGCCGCCGGACGACTCGCCGCCGGTGATCACACCCGACACCCGGATCACGGCGACCTTTTCGGTGCCGTCGCCTTGGATCTTGCGCTCGCTCCAGTCCGGGGCGTCCGGACCTCCCCCGCCGAAGCTCGCCAGCGCAACGAGGCCGGCCACGCCCATCGCGAACATCGTCAGTACCCACAGGGCGACGGCGCCGCCGATCACGAGCTTGCTGCGCGGGTTCACTTCTTGTCCTCCACGAGTCGGATCCCGAGCTCCCGCAGCTGTACCTGCTCCACGGGCGACGGCGCGCCGGACATCAGGTCGGTGCCCGACTGCGTCTTCGGGAACGCGATGACGTCACGGATGGACGTCCCACCGGTGAGCGTCATCGCGATGCGGTCGATCCCGATCCCGACCCCCCCGTGAGGCGGGGCTCCGTAGGCGAGAGCGTCCAGGAAGAACCCGAACCTCTCACGGGCCTGCTCGTCGGACAGTCCCATGCGCCGGAAGATCTGAGCCTGGACCTCCGGGCGGTTGATCCGGATCGACCCGGACAGCATCTCCTCACCGGTGAGGACCAGGTCGTACTGCTGGGACCGGCACGCACCGGGGTCGCTTTCGATCAGGTGCGCGGTGTCCGGAGAGGGATTGGAGAAGGCGTTGTGGGCCGGGTCCCAGCGCTTTTCGTCGTCGTTGTACTCGAACAGCGGGTAGTCCACGATCCACACGAAGTTCCAGTCCGGCGGGTCGGAGGCGTTGCGGACGTGCCCGGCGGCCTGGGCCATCTCGAGCCGCAGGGAGCCGAGCACCTTCGACGCCGTCAGCGGCTCGTCGGCCACCATCAGGGCGAGGTCCCCGGTCTGCAGCTCCAGGGTTTTGCTGATGCCGTCCAGCTCCTGCTCGGACAGGAACTTGGCGACCGGTGAACGCAGCTCGGCCTCCTCGCGCACCATCCACACCAGCCCGGCGGCCCCCAACTGCTTGGCCCGGTCGATCAGCGCCTCCATCTCCTTTCGGGACGCCCCTCCGGCGCCCGGCACCCTCAAGCCCCGGATGGACTTGGCGCTGGCGAACGCGTTGAATCCGGTTCCCGTGAAAAGGTGCGTGAGCTCCACGACCTCCGGTCCGACGCGGAAGTCGGGCTTGTCGTTGCCGAAGCGGTCCATCGACTCGTCAAAGGGCAGGCGCGGGAACGGGGCGGTCAGCTCGTGTCCCAGGCACTCGCGCCACACCGCCTGCATCATTCCCTCGATGACCGTCAGGACGTCGTCGCGCTCTACGAAGGACATCTCCAGGTCCAGCTGCGTGTGCTCGGGCTGGCGGTTGCCGCGCAGGTCCTCGTCGCGAAGGCAGCGCGCGACCTGGTAGTACCGCTCGATCCCCGACACCATCAGCGTCTGCTTGAGGATCTGCGGCGACTGCAGCAGCGCGTAGAAGCTGCCACGCTGAAGCCGGCTGGGGACCAGAAAGTCGCGCGCCCCCTCGGGGCTGGACTTGCCCAGCAGCGGCGTCTCGATCTCCAAAAACCCCAGGGAGTCCAGGTAGCGCCGCATGGTGGTGATGGCGAGGGCGCGGGTCCGCAGCGCGTGCAGCATCTTCGGACGGCGCAGG is a window encoding:
- the aspS gene encoding aspartate--tRNA ligase yields the protein MLKTHGCGELRRDHDATTVELAGWVAAHRDHGGVLFLDVRDSSGVVQVVCGDMPEAHRLRDEWCVRVTGQVRPRPSGTQNPNLPTGEVEVAAATLEVLAPAPALPFKVEDDVAAEESTRLKYRYLDLRRPKMLHALRTRALAITTMRRYLDSLGFLEIETPLLGKSSPEGARDFLVPSRLQRGSFYALLQSPQILKQTLMVSGIERYYQVARCLRDEDLRGNRQPEHTQLDLEMSFVERDDVLTVIEGMMQAVWRECLGHELTAPFPRLPFDESMDRFGNDKPDFRVGPEVVELTHLFTGTGFNAFASAKSIRGLRVPGAGGASRKEMEALIDRAKQLGAAGLVWMVREEAELRSPVAKFLSEQELDGISKTLELQTGDLALMVADEPLTASKVLGSLRLEMAQAAGHVRNASDPPDWNFVWIVDYPLFEYNDDEKRWDPAHNAFSNPSPDTAHLIESDPGACRSQQYDLVLTGEEMLSGSIRINRPEVQAQIFRRMGLSDEQARERFGFFLDALAYGAPPHGGVGIGIDRIAMTLTGGTSIRDVIAFPKTQSGTDLMSGAPSPVEQVQLRELGIRLVEDKK
- a CDS encoding PP2C family protein-serine/threonine phosphatase, translated to MLAAAEDAAPVDAVDAFAEHLLHALGATEVSFLIADFSGGAALMRLGHTSRRSAGDGRAAGDGRETAERVMLAGSPHEQALQSQTVIVEKGDMTRLFAPVTNRGEAIGILELVVPDAPDDTVLAAVSQAAHTLAYVVIANRRFTDLFEWGRRSVKLSLAAEIQHSLLPGTYVCEAGQFTLAAWLEPAGEIAGDTFDFSMERDVLHLSMTDAMGHEVQAAVLATVLVSALRNARRGGGTLGDQVRVANELLCPHLSREEFVTGQVVRIDLRRETAIIVNAGHPPPMRLRNGQVQTVELEVDPPFGISVEQEYRVQEFPLTPGDRLIFLSDGMLERNAAPVDIDALLLQGADLHPREAVQHLVRTVVESTVGPLKDDATVFCLDWHGGPERERATKAGSNQPESRD
- the sppA gene encoding signal peptide peptidase SppA encodes the protein MNPRSKLVIGGAVALWVLTMFAMGVAGLVALASFGGGGPDAPDWSERKIQGDGTEKVAVIRVSGVITGGESSGGGLASGSSAGSDDIISQLRQATDDDDVAAVILRLETPGGEVVASDDIYKQIVRTAGEKPVIGLMGAMATSGGYYLAAATNTILANPATITGSIGVIMTLPNFEGTAEKLGVKQTTIKSGAMKDAGSPFKDLAPEEQALFQKLIDESYEQFVTAVDAGRDNLSAEQVRTLADGRVYSGKQAKDNGLIDDFADLRGAYRIALRRAKLEPDEATLVEYRATAGLGDLFSPFGKSPVEEAKRELGVVGFGLKYMYVP